In Cyanobium sp. WAJ14-Wanaka, a single genomic region encodes these proteins:
- a CDS encoding glycosyltransferase family 4 protein gives MRSAFRSHGAYSLVGLIHTLAPPAVREQIGATTIAPVQPWDALICTSPSVKNALEAMFDQWELHLQQRLGARTFPRPQLPLIPLGVNLEGIKKVADNVDYRRELRHQLGVADQDVLVLWVGRLSYYEKAFPQPMFLALERAAAAGQRLHFAMAGWFPGGEKDQERYRESAERYCPAVPVHFLDGRNQAVLDRCWAGADLFLSLVDNPQETFGLSPIEAMASGIAVVVSDWDGYQYTVRDGLDGFRIPTLAGVEGGIGDELAARHGLGLFSYQDYVGAVAQHTAVDVEAAAAAIATLAVDPELRRRMGQSGRQSVRERFDWPVVVNQYLELFGQLDELRHGAAAQKSGPNPLRGNPFKDFAGFGSSQLSPATTLALAVELEAALVVLDRPTALDRCYEGCHCQRSELERLLEDLGRRGPCSLGQLLATAEPDRHQAMAMGVSWLAKMGLVRWLPSQKPV, from the coding sequence ATGAGGAGTGCATTTCGTAGCCATGGGGCCTATAGCTTGGTGGGCTTGATTCACACCCTGGCACCACCGGCAGTTCGTGAACAAATTGGTGCGACCACAATTGCCCCCGTGCAACCCTGGGACGCCTTGATTTGTACCTCTCCGAGTGTCAAAAATGCCCTTGAGGCAATGTTTGACCAGTGGGAACTCCATCTTCAACAGCGGCTTGGGGCTAGGACTTTCCCCCGGCCCCAGCTACCCCTGATACCCCTTGGTGTAAACCTTGAGGGCATTAAAAAAGTCGCTGACAATGTGGATTATCGGCGGGAATTGCGCCACCAGCTGGGAGTGGCAGATCAGGATGTGTTGGTGCTTTGGGTGGGCAGGCTTTCCTATTATGAAAAGGCTTTTCCCCAGCCCATGTTTTTAGCCCTGGAAAGGGCTGCGGCGGCGGGGCAGAGGCTTCATTTCGCGATGGCCGGTTGGTTTCCTGGGGGAGAAAAGGATCAAGAGCGCTATCGGGAGTCTGCTGAGCGTTATTGCCCTGCGGTGCCAGTGCATTTTTTGGATGGTCGGAACCAGGCGGTGTTAGATCGGTGCTGGGCTGGAGCTGATTTGTTTTTATCCTTAGTTGATAATCCACAGGAAACCTTCGGCCTCTCCCCCATCGAGGCCATGGCCAGTGGCATTGCCGTGGTTGTTAGCGACTGGGATGGTTACCAATACACCGTGCGCGATGGCCTGGATGGGTTTCGGATCCCCACCCTTGCTGGAGTGGAGGGGGGCATTGGCGATGAGTTGGCAGCCCGCCATGGCCTAGGCCTATTCAGCTATCAGGACTATGTGGGGGCCGTCGCCCAGCACACGGCGGTGGACGTTGAGGCGGCGGCAGCGGCAATTGCCACCTTGGCGGTCGATCCTGAATTGCGCAGGCGCATGGGTCAATCGGGCAGACAAAGCGTGCGGGAGCGCTTTGATTGGCCCGTGGTGGTGAATCAGTATTTGGAGTTGTTTGGGCAGCTTGATGAGCTCAGGCATGGGGCGGCGGCCCAAAAGAGCGGCCCCAATCCCCTGCGCGGCAATCCCTTCAAAGACTTCGCCGGATTTGGCAGCAGCCAGTTATCACCCGCAACCACATTGGCCTTGGCAGTGGAGCTTGAGGCGGCCCTAGTGGTCTTGGACCGACCCACTGCCCTAGATCGCTGCTATGAAGGCTGCCATTGCCAACGTTCTGAATTGGAGCGGTTGCTCGAGGATCTTGGCCGGAGGGGCCCCTGTTCCCTTGGTCAGTTATTGGCTACTGCAGAGCCTGACCGCCATCAGGCCATGGCGATGGGGGTGAGCTGGCTGGCAAAGATGGGACTTGTGCGTTGGCTACCTAGCCAAAAACCTGTATGA
- a CDS encoding bifunctional 2-polyprenyl-6-hydroxyphenol methylase/3-demethylubiquinol 3-O-methyltransferase UbiG, whose translation MGSHQENDYQEHVFLDHLRHLDDRQSQKIWHEHQGMQLQFLRRHGLGPGSNVLDLGCGPMRLGSALIPLLKNGWYFGQDLNPETLVYGEEVLRQVGIGADSNYTLIASDQFDLAAVNRPIQIAFSNSLFSHLNLNSIHTCLLRLREVLVPGGVYYSTFFSLEAGANWLQPLGRNKWGQAFDTFPHQDPYHYPPALLAAVASQAGYRMSLMPDFGHPTQTMARFRLGRRLWF comes from the coding sequence ATGGGCAGCCACCAGGAAAATGATTATCAGGAGCATGTGTTCCTAGATCACTTGCGCCACCTGGATGATCGGCAAAGCCAGAAGATTTGGCATGAGCACCAGGGCATGCAGCTTCAGTTCCTCAGGCGCCATGGTTTGGGGCCTGGTTCAAATGTTTTGGATTTGGGCTGTGGGCCAATGCGGCTGGGGTCAGCTTTGATTCCGCTGCTTAAAAACGGCTGGTATTTCGGCCAGGATCTCAATCCGGAAACCCTCGTTTATGGAGAAGAAGTCTTGCGGCAGGTGGGTATAGGCGCAGATTCAAATTATACTTTGATTGCTTCTGATCAATTTGATCTCGCAGCCGTAAATCGACCGATTCAGATCGCCTTTTCTAACTCCCTGTTTAGCCACCTAAATCTCAACTCAATTCATACTTGCCTGCTGAGGCTGCGGGAGGTGTTGGTGCCTGGTGGGGTGTATTACTCCACCTTCTTTTCCCTGGAGGCTGGCGCCAATTGGCTACAACCTCTGGGCCGGAACAAGTGGGGTCAGGCTTTTGACACCTTCCCCCATCAAGATCCTTACCACTACCCCCCAGCCTTGCTGGCAGCGGTAGCTAGCCAGGCTGGCTATCGGATGAGTTTGATGCCTGATTTCGGCCATCCGACCCAAACCATGGCCCGTTTTCGGCTGGGCAGGCGGTTGTGGTTCTGA
- a CDS encoding glycosyltransferase — protein MVIQLPWSDLWVLGCAQNCAAALPAVLANIDRLRPWFDNSGLLILENDSKDATAEVLRAYARGGSGNHAFSLPGLADRLPIKTERLAHLRNGGLAWLRQRGLLAENSLLMILDLDEVNADPWSLEAVAEVLQWFAGKPQAAAVFANQRGPYYDLWALRHPQLCPDDIWERQLELHLERPELSDQDLLEAVLTPRQFSLPLDGKPLAVESAFGGLGFYRGSWLRRLPEVAYVGSRSRWIETGDGGVRLIRWQCAEHVAFHGQLRSAGAELWVHPRLVNWTTPQIRLNPATWRHLQC, from the coding sequence ATGGTGATCCAGTTGCCGTGGTCTGATTTGTGGGTGCTTGGTTGTGCCCAAAACTGCGCCGCTGCGCTACCAGCGGTGCTGGCCAACATTGATCGACTGCGGCCCTGGTTTGATAACTCCGGTCTGCTGATCCTGGAAAACGACAGCAAAGATGCCACTGCCGAGGTGTTGCGGGCCTATGCCCGCGGCGGATCCGGCAACCACGCCTTTTCCCTGCCGGGATTAGCCGATCGCCTGCCTATAAAAACGGAGCGTTTAGCCCATCTGCGCAACGGCGGCCTGGCCTGGCTGCGACAAAGGGGGCTGCTGGCGGAAAATTCGCTGCTGATGATTCTGGATCTTGATGAGGTGAATGCCGACCCCTGGTCGCTGGAGGCCGTGGCTGAGGTATTGCAATGGTTTGCCGGTAAGCCCCAGGCGGCGGCGGTATTTGCAAACCAGCGAGGGCCCTATTACGACCTTTGGGCCCTGCGGCATCCGCAGCTCTGCCCCGACGACATCTGGGAGCGGCAGCTGGAGCTTCACCTAGAGCGGCCCGAACTCAGCGATCAGGATCTGCTGGAGGCGGTATTGACGCCCAGGCAATTCAGCCTGCCTTTGGATGGGAAGCCGTTGGCGGTGGAATCCGCCTTCGGAGGTTTGGGTTTCTACCGGGGTTCCTGGCTACGGCGGCTGCCAGAGGTGGCCTATGTGGGCAGCCGTAGTCGCTGGATTGAAACCGGCGATGGGGGGGTGCGCCTGATCCGCTGGCAGTGTGCCGAGCATGTGGCCTTCCATGGTCAACTGCGCAGCGCCGGTGCCGAGCTGTGGGTGCATCCCCGCCTGGTTAATTGGACTACCCCCCAGATACGGCTGAATCCGGCGACCTGGCGCCATCTGCAGTGCTGA
- a CDS encoding glycosyltransferase, which produces MIGIYCHHTSRFQRNTGIQRCLRATARGLLDAGEAIVPLLWSEEKNGLALASAEALTHLASWHGPPADSWTMEPLAPGSWLVVVELVSGPHQPSQAWLQQLARRYCWRLAAVFHDAIPLAWGGEAAACHGAYMEGLASYDLVFATSEYSHGQLQGFWRAQGLVVYARLEILPLAAELPGVPRRWPQQLEDAGSRSTLRLLSVGSLEPRKNHRRLLQALAWLQAQGPGRFELQLVGWANDPRVVQLVRRAQGLGLPITWDAEADDHALRAYYQRCDLSVYPSLEEGFGLPVLESLWLGKPCLVGQAPALQEQAMPGGCLVVSTTAWQELALALAELQRQPQLLAQLQGQVRQRPLRSWGHYARGMLNLMERIPCRW; this is translated from the coding sequence ATGATCGGGATCTATTGCCACCACACCAGCCGCTTTCAGCGCAATACGGGCATTCAGCGCTGCCTTAGGGCTACGGCCCGTGGGCTGCTTGATGCGGGTGAAGCAATTGTGCCTTTGCTGTGGAGCGAGGAGAAAAATGGCCTGGCCCTGGCCTCGGCGGAAGCCCTGACCCATTTAGCTAGTTGGCATGGTCCTCCGGCAGATTCCTGGACCATGGAGCCCCTAGCCCCCGGCAGTTGGCTGGTGGTTGTGGAGCTGGTCAGCGGACCCCACCAACCCAGCCAGGCCTGGCTGCAGCAGCTCGCCAGGCGCTATTGCTGGCGGCTGGCGGCGGTTTTCCACGATGCAATCCCCCTGGCCTGGGGCGGAGAGGCGGCCGCCTGCCATGGGGCCTACATGGAAGGGTTGGCTTCCTACGACCTGGTCTTCGCCACTTCTGAATACAGCCACGGCCAGTTGCAGGGGTTTTGGCGTGCCCAAGGTTTGGTGGTATATGCCCGGCTAGAGATCCTGCCCTTGGCTGCCGAGTTGCCTGGGGTGCCCCGCCGCTGGCCCCAGCAGCTGGAAGATGCTGGCTCCAGATCAACCTTGAGATTGTTGAGTGTGGGCTCCCTAGAGCCCCGCAAGAATCACCGCCGCCTGCTGCAGGCCTTGGCCTGGCTGCAGGCCCAGGGTCCGGGGCGTTTTGAGCTTCAACTGGTGGGATGGGCCAATGATCCCCGTGTGGTGCAGTTGGTGCGGCGAGCCCAGGGCTTGGGCTTGCCGATTACATGGGATGCCGAGGCCGATGACCATGCCCTGCGGGCCTATTACCAGCGCTGTGATTTGAGCGTTTATCCCTCCCTGGAGGAAGGCTTTGGCTTACCGGTGCTTGAGAGCCTCTGGCTGGGTAAGCCCTGTCTGGTCGGGCAGGCGCCGGCCCTGCAGGAACAGGCCATGCCCGGGGGCTGCCTGGTGGTGAGTACTACGGCCTGGCAGGAGCTAGCCCTGGCCCTGGCCGAGCTGCAGCGCCAACCGCAGCTGCTAGCCCAGCTCCAGGGGCAGGTGCGCCAGCGCCCGCTGCGCAGCTGGGGTCATTACGCCAGGGGGATGCTGAATTTGATGGAGAGAATCCCCTGCCGATGGTGA